A genomic stretch from Vibrio coralliilyticus includes:
- the flgK gene encoding flagellar hook-associated protein FlgK, whose amino-acid sequence MNLVNIALSGLNANRVALDVTAQNVSNINTPGYSRQQALMASVGGTKHDKLHPGLGVEVTSIRRVTDEYLVKQTWATNSLSAYATRYSSTMSQLENTLGADGFSLSAGLDTLFSALNDATVKPESVPYRQQIINESEALARRFNTLTESLSHQHKDVNDQRNAAIAHANSLMTNIADVNKQIVEMQGTGGNPAQLMDTRDTLIGELSQVVEVKTTSQADGSLQVTLSSGQPLVMGGDAAVLKAVPDPSDPYLAALHVEFGTQSFAVTDTPGGQVGALTDYQTEVLKPYRTAIDDMAQALADEFNSVLVTGQDLNGHTGKPLFSYDPANPAASLTITDLKPEELALSGDGNPGNADVLDSLIAVSNKAVSISGFGSVTLNDAFAAMVGETAIKARQADADYQAKLAMSEQAVAARDNVSAVNSDEEAANLMTFANVHNANMKVISTANQLFDSVLQLF is encoded by the coding sequence ATGAATCTCGTCAATATTGCCCTTTCTGGGCTTAACGCGAATCGCGTGGCCCTAGACGTCACAGCGCAAAATGTCTCCAACATTAATACACCGGGATACAGCCGGCAACAAGCTTTGATGGCATCGGTTGGTGGAACGAAACACGACAAGTTACACCCTGGGCTAGGGGTCGAAGTGACCAGTATTCGCCGAGTCACCGATGAGTATCTGGTGAAGCAAACTTGGGCGACAAACAGTCTTTCCGCTTACGCGACTCGCTACAGCAGCACGATGAGTCAACTGGAAAATACGCTCGGCGCTGACGGTTTTAGCCTTTCAGCTGGTTTGGATACGTTATTTTCAGCTCTGAATGATGCAACAGTAAAACCTGAATCGGTGCCTTATCGTCAGCAAATCATTAATGAATCCGAAGCCCTTGCGCGACGTTTTAACACCCTCACTGAATCGCTCTCGCACCAACATAAAGATGTTAACGACCAACGTAATGCGGCCATTGCTCATGCTAACAGTTTGATGACTAATATCGCGGACGTGAACAAACAGATCGTTGAGATGCAAGGTACAGGGGGAAACCCAGCTCAACTAATGGACACCCGCGACACATTAATTGGAGAGTTGTCCCAAGTGGTAGAAGTGAAAACGACATCACAGGCTGATGGTAGTTTGCAGGTGACGCTTTCTTCTGGGCAACCACTGGTTATGGGTGGAGATGCTGCTGTGCTTAAAGCCGTTCCTGACCCAAGTGATCCATACCTTGCTGCTTTGCATGTTGAGTTTGGTACTCAGAGCTTTGCGGTGACGGATACGCCAGGCGGGCAGGTTGGCGCACTGACGGATTATCAGACGGAGGTGTTAAAGCCATACCGTACCGCGATTGACGATATGGCTCAGGCATTAGCCGATGAATTCAATTCTGTACTGGTTACTGGTCAAGATCTCAATGGTCATACGGGTAAGCCTTTGTTCAGTTACGACCCTGCTAATCCTGCTGCAAGCCTGACGATTACTGATTTGAAACCAGAGGAGCTTGCTTTGTCTGGTGACGGTAATCCTGGCAATGCGGATGTACTGGACAGCTTAATTGCTGTCAGTAACAAAGCCGTGTCAATTAGTGGTTTTGGCTCAGTAACATTGAACGATGCATTTGCTGCAATGGTAGGTGAAACAGCAATCAAAGCACGTCAGGCTGATGCGGATTATCAGGCTAAGTTGGCAATGAGTGAACAGGCCGTTGCCGCTCGTGACAACGTCAGTGCCGTAAACAGTGATGAGGAAGCGGCCAATTTAATGACGTTTGCCAACGTTCACAACGCCAATATGAAAGTGATCAGTACAGCGAATCAGCTGTTTGATTCAGTACTTCAGTTATTCTAA
- a CDS encoding rod-binding protein, whose amino-acid sequence MKLDGLNEQSSMNSVLYHDNSALMNIKNSNEQGAALETVAGQFEAMFLQLVLRQMRSSSDVLADDDSPFSSQQQGVFRDMYDGQLAIEMSKKQHSGISEMLIKQLSPSISEVAFSASESTLPANDILSEVEASSHAETSVAPNSAPALHSSQESVASVRQMLGEAGVTTAFAQPLIRKMEL is encoded by the coding sequence ATGAAACTTGACGGACTGAACGAACAGTCTTCTATGAACTCGGTGCTTTATCACGATAACAGTGCTCTGATGAACATAAAGAATAGTAACGAACAGGGAGCCGCTCTGGAGACAGTGGCGGGTCAGTTTGAAGCGATGTTTTTACAGTTAGTACTGCGGCAGATGCGCAGTAGTAGTGATGTATTGGCCGACGATGACAGCCCATTCTCCAGCCAGCAACAGGGTGTTTTTCGCGATATGTACGATGGCCAGCTGGCGATTGAAATGTCTAAGAAACAGCATTCTGGTATTTCAGAAATGTTGATTAAACAGCTCAGCCCTTCAATTTCAGAAGTGGCATTTTCAGCCAGTGAGTCAACCTTGCCAGCGAATGACATTCTTAGTGAGGTGGAAGCAAGCTCACACGCTGAAACTTCCGTTGCGCCTAATTCTGCACCTGCACTTCATTCGAGCCAGGAGTCGGTCGCCTCAGTTAGACAAATGTTGGGCGAAGCAGGTGTGACAACGGCTTTCGCCCAACCATTGATTCGAAAAATGGAGCTGTAA
- a CDS encoding flagellar basal body P-ring protein FlgI gives MGMLLVLSLGTALPAQAEVEIPIMDLVDVQGIRENQLVGYGLVVGLDGQGDRNQVKFTAQSITNMLRQFGVQIDDSTNPKLRNVASVSVTATVEPMAGAGQTLNVVVSSIGDAKSLRGGTLLLTPLRGIDGEVYAVAQGNVVVGGVSAEGKSGSKIVINTPTSGRIPGGATLEREVPNDFSEQDNVVLNLRKPSFTTAKNIAREINNIFGPKVAVAKNNVRISVKAPKDSQQRVVMMSMLEDISVVEGRKPARIVFNSRTGTVVIGKSVKVSEAAVSHGNLTVTIAESQQVSQPNAFADGETKVVDQSLLDVSEEQAQMVIWPPGTELNTIVSAVNSLGATPTDLMSILQALHEAGALNAELVVI, from the coding sequence ATGGGGATGTTGCTGGTGTTGTCACTAGGGACAGCGTTACCTGCTCAAGCTGAAGTTGAAATCCCTATCATGGACTTAGTTGATGTGCAGGGTATTCGTGAAAACCAATTGGTTGGTTATGGTCTAGTGGTTGGCCTAGACGGGCAGGGTGACCGCAATCAGGTCAAATTTACCGCGCAATCCATCACCAATATGTTGCGACAATTTGGTGTTCAAATCGACGACAGCACTAACCCAAAATTGCGCAATGTTGCTTCAGTGAGTGTGACTGCTACGGTTGAGCCGATGGCAGGTGCAGGGCAAACGCTGAATGTGGTGGTGTCTTCCATCGGTGATGCCAAGAGTTTGCGCGGCGGTACCCTGCTGCTGACACCACTGCGCGGTATCGATGGTGAGGTGTATGCCGTTGCTCAGGGCAACGTCGTCGTGGGCGGCGTGTCTGCTGAAGGAAAAAGTGGCTCTAAAATCGTCATTAATACCCCGACTTCTGGTCGGATTCCCGGTGGTGCCACGCTGGAACGAGAAGTCCCCAATGACTTTTCAGAGCAAGATAACGTGGTACTGAACCTGAGAAAACCAAGCTTTACGACCGCTAAGAATATTGCACGTGAGATCAATAACATCTTTGGGCCAAAAGTCGCGGTTGCCAAAAACAATGTGCGCATTAGCGTCAAAGCGCCAAAAGACAGCCAGCAGCGTGTGGTCATGATGTCGATGTTAGAAGACATCAGTGTGGTAGAAGGACGCAAACCAGCGCGCATCGTTTTCAACTCTCGTACCGGTACCGTTGTGATAGGTAAAAGTGTCAAGGTCAGTGAAGCGGCGGTAAGCCATGGCAACTTAACGGTCACCATTGCTGAATCGCAACAGGTGAGCCAGCCAAACGCGTTTGCTGACGGTGAAACCAAAGTGGTGGATCAGTCGCTATTGGACGTCAGCGAAGAGCAAGCGCAAATGGTGATCTGGCCTCCGGGTACGGAGCTCAACACAATCGTTAGTGCGGTCAACAGCTTAGGGGCGACACCAACGGATTTGATGTCGATTCTACAAGCCTTGCATGAAGCAGGGGCATTGAATGCAGAGCTGGTAGTGATTTAA
- the flgH gene encoding flagellar basal body L-ring protein FlgH: MKALLRVWPLVVILLAGCAGRQEFTPPEPDEEKYAPPTLDYSLPAAQNGSLYRHQYSMTLFQDRRAYRVGDMLTVVLSEETESSKKADTKYGKNSSVGFATPSLGGKTIDELAASVDAQRAFDGSASSSQGNKLEGAITVTVHEVLPNGVLRISGEKWIRLNQGDEFIRLTGIVRVDDISRNNQVSSARIGDARITYSGRGTLADSNAAGWLSQFFNSPWMPF; encoded by the coding sequence ATGAAGGCATTATTGAGAGTTTGGCCTCTGGTTGTCATTTTGCTTGCTGGGTGTGCGGGTCGACAGGAGTTTACCCCTCCTGAACCTGATGAAGAAAAATACGCACCGCCTACGCTGGACTATTCACTTCCAGCCGCGCAAAACGGCAGTCTTTATCGTCACCAATATTCCATGACCCTGTTTCAGGACAGGCGAGCGTATCGTGTCGGCGATATGCTCACAGTCGTCCTTTCCGAAGAAACGGAATCGAGCAAAAAAGCCGATACCAAGTATGGTAAAAACTCGAGCGTTGGTTTTGCTACGCCGAGTTTGGGTGGCAAAACCATCGATGAACTCGCCGCTAGTGTCGATGCTCAACGCGCTTTTGATGGTAGTGCATCCAGCTCACAGGGCAACAAATTAGAAGGGGCTATTACTGTGACGGTGCACGAAGTGTTACCTAATGGGGTATTGCGCATCAGTGGTGAAAAATGGATTCGCCTCAATCAGGGCGATGAGTTTATTCGCCTAACGGGTATTGTTCGTGTTGATGATATCAGTCGTAACAATCAGGTCTCTTCTGCACGTATCGGTGATGCGCGAATTACTTATTCAGGTCGAGGTACGCTGGCTGACAGTAATGCTGCTGGCTGGTTAAGCCAATTCTTCAACAGTCCTTGGATGCCGTTTTAA
- the flgG gene encoding flagellar basal-body rod protein FlgG, with protein MHSALWVSKTGMAAQDTKMTAISNNLANVNTVGFKRDRVVFEDLFYSIQRQPGALVDQVNELPSGVQLGSGVRVVGTQKVFTQGNTQNTSQELDLAVMGQGFFQIENSDGQIMYTRNGQFHVNSEGLMVNSQGLPLEPQIQIPENALSVSIGVDGTVSATTADSTAPQELGQITLAKFINPAGLEAVGGNLFRETEASGQADELIAGEDGVGSIKQGSLEGSNVQVVEEMVDMITTQRAYEMNAKVVSAADDMLKFVAQSV; from the coding sequence ATGCACTCAGCATTATGGGTAAGTAAAACGGGCATGGCGGCTCAAGACACTAAAATGACGGCCATCTCTAACAACCTAGCAAACGTTAACACTGTTGGTTTTAAACGTGACCGAGTGGTGTTTGAAGACCTATTTTACAGCATTCAACGCCAGCCGGGAGCGCTGGTGGATCAGGTCAATGAGTTACCATCCGGCGTTCAGTTGGGTAGCGGTGTGCGAGTGGTAGGCACACAAAAGGTGTTCACTCAAGGCAATACGCAAAACACCAGTCAAGAATTGGATCTTGCTGTGATGGGGCAGGGTTTTTTCCAAATCGAAAACTCTGATGGGCAGATCATGTACACCCGTAATGGCCAGTTTCACGTCAATTCGGAAGGCCTAATGGTCAATAGCCAAGGTCTGCCTTTGGAACCGCAAATCCAGATACCCGAGAACGCATTATCGGTTTCCATTGGTGTGGATGGTACGGTGTCGGCTACTACAGCTGACAGCACTGCACCGCAAGAACTCGGTCAAATCACCTTAGCGAAATTCATCAACCCAGCCGGCCTTGAAGCTGTGGGCGGAAACTTATTCCGTGAAACGGAAGCCAGTGGTCAGGCGGATGAGCTGATCGCCGGAGAAGACGGTGTGGGCAGTATTAAACAAGGCTCTTTAGAAGGTTCAAACGTTCAAGTCGTGGAGGAAATGGTTGACATGATCACGACTCAGCGTGCTTACGAGATGAACGCCAAAGTCGTTTCGGCTGCGGATGACATGCTGAAGTTTGTCGCTCAGTCGGTGTAA
- a CDS encoding flagellar basal body rod protein FlgF has product MDSLLFTATSGASRVLKAQHVRSNNLSNADTAGFRADMERVSSVQLQGSGFDGRTMVVTNSASTRFDEGDIVKTGRALDVAVMGEGYLTVQTADGQEAYTRAGNIKVDPFGALSINGFAVVGEGGPLVLPDYQKVEISERGRISVVPPGGGAELEVGTLKLVKPETTQLQKESDSLLHSVDGNPFEVDQTVQLAPEHIEGSNVSAIDELLNVMSLTRNFEMQVRMMKTAETLAQAGNKLMSSR; this is encoded by the coding sequence ATGGACAGTTTGCTATTCACTGCAACATCTGGCGCGAGTCGAGTACTCAAGGCTCAGCATGTTCGTTCAAACAACTTATCCAATGCGGATACCGCTGGTTTTCGTGCTGACATGGAGCGTGTCTCGAGTGTTCAGCTTCAGGGTTCAGGCTTTGATGGCCGTACTATGGTGGTGACCAACTCTGCGTCTACTCGTTTTGATGAAGGTGACATCGTCAAAACGGGGCGTGCATTGGATGTTGCCGTTATGGGGGAAGGCTATCTGACCGTTCAGACGGCTGATGGCCAGGAAGCGTATACCCGCGCAGGTAACATCAAAGTCGACCCGTTCGGCGCTTTATCTATCAATGGTTTCGCGGTTGTCGGTGAAGGTGGCCCTTTGGTTCTTCCAGACTATCAGAAAGTTGAAATCAGCGAACGTGGTCGTATTTCTGTCGTCCCTCCGGGTGGCGGTGCTGAGCTTGAAGTCGGCACGTTGAAGTTGGTGAAGCCGGAAACCACTCAACTGCAGAAAGAGAGCGATAGCTTGCTTCACAGCGTTGATGGCAACCCATTTGAAGTTGACCAAACCGTTCAACTTGCGCCAGAACATATCGAAGGCAGCAACGTATCAGCGATTGATGAGCTGCTGAATGTGATGTCGCTAACACGTAACTTTGAAATGCAGGTGCGGATGATGAAAACCGCAGAGACTTTGGCGCAAGCCGGTAACAAATTAATGTCGTCGCGCTAA
- the flgE gene encoding flagellar hook protein FlgE, with the protein MSFNIALSGLDATNQELNTISHNIANASTYGFKGARTEFAAVYNGMQPGGVEVASISQNFDKNGSVSGTGRAMDLAINGNGFFVTKDSAGQLLYTRSGVFGTDKDNYVIGNTGAKLQGYSVDGNNNLLTGASGDIKISTSSLAAKATDKMAFIANLDATNSIVDQTVNPFDPNNTDSFNSSYTTKVYDSQGKPHTVTQYFTKTADNAWEVNVQVDSGATAVSTVAMTFNPDGSIATPTGAYNVSFPAAGANPMSIDIDLSGSTQFGTGFGVSTNNPNGYTSGELAGVRVEDNGMVYATYTNGQSQLQGQVVLADFANPQGLSKVSGTAWTQSFSSGAPVMGVPGSGTLGDLTPGALEGSNVDLTSELVNLMTAQRNYQANAKTISTNDKLTQALFNAI; encoded by the coding sequence ATGAGTTTTAATATTGCCCTAAGTGGCCTTGATGCGACTAACCAAGAGCTGAATACCATCAGCCACAATATTGCCAACGCATCGACTTACGGATTCAAGGGGGCACGTACTGAGTTTGCAGCTGTTTACAACGGTATGCAGCCAGGTGGCGTGGAAGTCGCTTCTATCTCTCAAAACTTTGATAAAAATGGTTCGGTGAGTGGAACGGGCCGAGCAATGGATCTTGCCATCAATGGTAACGGCTTCTTTGTGACCAAAGATAGTGCAGGACAATTGCTTTACACCCGCTCAGGGGTATTTGGTACAGATAAAGACAATTACGTTATTGGCAACACGGGCGCTAAATTGCAAGGCTACAGCGTTGATGGAAACAACAACCTGCTTACGGGAGCCTCGGGCGATATTAAGATCTCGACGTCTTCATTGGCGGCTAAAGCGACTGACAAGATGGCGTTCATCGCCAACCTAGATGCAACCAATTCGATTGTTGACCAGACGGTGAACCCGTTTGACCCTAACAACACTGATTCATTCAACTCCTCTTACACGACAAAAGTTTACGACTCTCAAGGTAAGCCGCATACCGTTACCCAGTATTTCACCAAAACGGCGGATAACGCGTGGGAAGTGAATGTGCAGGTTGATAGCGGGGCAACGGCAGTGTCAACCGTTGCAATGACGTTCAACCCAGATGGCTCTATTGCGACGCCGACAGGCGCTTATAACGTTTCGTTCCCAGCGGCGGGTGCGAACCCAATGAGCATCGATATTGACCTGTCAGGCAGCACTCAATTTGGCACAGGCTTTGGTGTCAGTACTAACAACCCGAATGGTTACACATCGGGTGAACTCGCGGGTGTTCGCGTAGAAGACAACGGCATGGTTTACGCCACATACACTAACGGTCAGTCCCAATTACAGGGTCAAGTTGTGCTGGCGGATTTTGCTAACCCTCAAGGCCTCTCAAAAGTCAGCGGGACAGCCTGGACTCAAAGTTTCAGCTCAGGCGCGCCAGTAATGGGTGTTCCAGGTTCTGGCACTTTGGGTGATCTAACACCGGGAGCGCTAGAAGGTTCAAACGTCGATCTGACGAGCGAGTTGGTCAATCTGATGACAGCACAGCGCAACTATCAGGCGAATGCAAAAACCATTTCGACTAATGACAAACTGACTCAGGCGTTGTTTAACGCAATCTAA
- the flgD gene encoding flagellar hook assembly protein FlgD, translating into MSIASYNALSSDTPVASGTNASSVTGNPQDANSATSLENEFISLMVAQIQNQDPLNPLDGTEYVSQLAQFSQVQSTENMASMMQNSMVLLDNMQVLSTAGLVGQTVYVSGNEFEMGDAVQGGKIELQHPSSQVNLVVTDEFGQSRKVPLGAHPAGDVEFSINPEELELKPGKYKVSVQVQEGQSAPNILLAGQVEQVRIPSSGGAAFVNIAGVGSVPFYQITQFGA; encoded by the coding sequence ATGAGCATCGCTTCTTACAACGCTTTATCTTCTGATACACCAGTTGCTTCAGGGACAAATGCATCATCGGTGACAGGCAATCCACAGGATGCCAATAGTGCCACGTCGCTGGAAAACGAATTCATCAGCTTGATGGTCGCGCAGATCCAAAACCAGGATCCTCTCAACCCACTTGATGGCACTGAGTATGTCAGTCAATTGGCACAGTTCTCTCAGGTACAAAGTACAGAGAACATGGCGTCAATGATGCAAAACAGCATGGTTTTGCTCGATAACATGCAAGTTCTGTCTACGGCCGGGCTGGTAGGTCAGACGGTTTATGTGTCTGGCAATGAATTCGAAATGGGTGACGCGGTTCAAGGCGGAAAAATTGAACTTCAACATCCTTCAAGCCAAGTCAATTTGGTTGTCACAGATGAGTTTGGGCAATCGCGTAAAGTGCCTTTAGGCGCTCATCCCGCGGGAGATGTTGAATTCAGTATCAATCCTGAAGAGCTTGAGCTTAAACCTGGCAAGTACAAGGTATCGGTTCAGGTGCAGGAGGGGCAATCAGCTCCAAACATTCTTTTAGCCGGTCAGGTTGAGCAAGTTCGTATTCCAAGCTCAGGCGGCGCAGCGTTCGTCAATATCGCAGGTGTTGGCAGCGTACCTTTCTATCAAATCACTCAGTTTGGTGCTTAA
- the flgC gene encoding flagellar basal body rod protein FlgC: MSFTDIYSIAGSAMNAQTVRLNTVASNLANADAVSANPDDAYKALKPVFATVYSKTQLSASKESYPNAEVRIVDVVQSAAQAEKRFEPSNPLANDEGYVYYPDIDVVSEMADMMSATRSFETNVEVLSNVKSMQQGLLRLGQGS; this comes from the coding sequence ATGTCATTTACCGATATTTACTCGATTGCTGGCTCAGCAATGAATGCTCAGACAGTACGTTTAAACACGGTGGCGAGTAACCTTGCTAACGCAGATGCCGTCTCTGCCAATCCAGATGACGCCTACAAGGCGCTAAAACCTGTGTTCGCCACGGTGTACAGCAAAACTCAGTTGTCAGCGAGTAAAGAAAGTTACCCAAATGCTGAGGTGAGAATTGTTGATGTTGTCCAAAGTGCAGCTCAGGCGGAAAAACGCTTTGAGCCGAGTAACCCGCTGGCTAACGACGAGGGGTATGTTTACTACCCAGATATCGATGTGGTGTCTGAGATGGCAGATATGATGTCAGCCACCCGTAGCTTCGAGACCAATGTTGAAGTGCTGAGCAATGTAAAAAGTATGCAGCAAGGCCTGCTTAGACTAGGGCAGGGCAGCTAA
- the flgB gene encoding flagellar basal body rod protein FlgB produces MAISFESALGVHPDALNFRVQRTKVLASNLANVDTPGYLAKDLSFTTVMNQLSPHGVNNSVPKLQVSSMYSIPYQNSKDGNTVELGVEQGKFTQNNMDFQTSLTFLNMKFQGLAKVIEGR; encoded by the coding sequence ATGGCAATTTCATTTGAAAGTGCGTTAGGTGTTCACCCTGATGCGCTGAATTTTCGGGTTCAGCGTACCAAAGTCCTTGCCAGTAACCTAGCAAATGTTGATACCCCGGGTTACTTGGCGAAGGACCTGAGTTTTACCACGGTAATGAATCAGTTATCACCTCATGGAGTGAACAACTCCGTGCCGAAACTGCAGGTCTCTTCTATGTACTCGATCCCTTATCAAAACAGCAAAGACGGCAATACGGTCGAGCTGGGGGTTGAGCAAGGCAAATTCACACAAAACAACATGGACTTTCAGACCAGCCTGACCTTCTTGAATATGAAGTTTCAAGGGCTGGCGAAAGTGATAGAGGGACGATAA
- the flgA gene encoding flagellar basal body P-ring formation chaperone FlgA yields MTYKKERKCHFRITEVLKSQRNRILSPLYWAALISAMLSSHGVLSRENTSAKQAIIQAVETNFKQQVQAQANSRNWGDYQLDYDLRVPDAAKHLPMCPKPLSIAGIDNKTLPVGNLKRSVSCDVPSVEWRINVTIKSALTLKMVVTKTGINRDQAISPMNLKLEKRTLSREQDFFTQLSQVSGMVASRRIRSGQILDPRKLASTPLVAKGNQVVITASKDGFTASTKGVALEQGTRGEQIDVQNSSSGKVIKAVVTGLNQVQTQF; encoded by the coding sequence ATGACTTACAAAAAAGAAAGGAAATGTCATTTCCGCATTACGGAAGTATTAAAAAGCCAGAGGAACCGAATTCTTTCCCCTCTATATTGGGCAGCATTGATCAGTGCCATGCTATCCAGCCATGGCGTATTAAGCCGTGAAAATACCAGTGCCAAGCAGGCTATTATTCAGGCCGTTGAAACTAACTTTAAACAGCAGGTCCAAGCTCAAGCCAACAGCAGAAACTGGGGAGACTATCAACTCGATTATGATCTTCGCGTCCCTGATGCTGCCAAGCACCTGCCTATGTGCCCAAAACCACTAAGTATTGCTGGTATCGATAACAAAACACTCCCTGTCGGTAACCTAAAACGGTCTGTTAGCTGCGATGTACCTTCCGTGGAATGGCGAATCAATGTCACCATCAAATCAGCGCTGACTCTCAAGATGGTCGTGACCAAAACAGGCATCAATCGAGACCAAGCGATTTCACCCATGAACCTTAAGCTTGAAAAGAGAACCCTGAGTCGGGAGCAAGATTTCTTTACCCAGCTCTCTCAAGTCTCCGGCATGGTTGCCTCTAGGCGCATACGCTCAGGCCAGATATTAGATCCAAGAAAATTAGCGTCCACGCCTTTGGTCGCGAAAGGTAATCAAGTGGTGATAACCGCCTCCAAAGACGGATTTACTGCATCCACCAAAGGTGTCGCCCTTGAGCAAGGAACGCGTGGTGAACAAATTGATGTTCAGAACAGTTCTTCAGGAAAAGTCATTAAAGCGGTGGTCACTGGACTCAATCAGGTACAGACCCAATTCTGA
- the flgM gene encoding flagellar biosynthesis anti-sigma factor FlgM, whose product MKIDKVAGGHVPQTSLNQASKKPAESATAQPISEAMVNTNTAAIDKAQAEMQSLPNVDMEKVEQVRNALVKGELVLDTKALSQAVLQFHTGHE is encoded by the coding sequence ATGAAAATCGACAAAGTTGCAGGCGGCCACGTACCTCAAACCAGCCTAAACCAAGCTTCTAAGAAACCCGCAGAATCTGCGACTGCTCAACCGATTTCAGAAGCCATGGTCAACACCAATACTGCTGCAATCGATAAAGCACAGGCAGAAATGCAATCACTGCCTAACGTAGATATGGAAAAGGTGGAACAAGTCCGTAATGCACTGGTAAAAGGCGAGTTAGTACTGGATACCAAAGCGCTATCTCAAGCAGTGCTTCAATTCCATACTGGTCACGAGTAA
- the flgN gene encoding flagellar protein FlgN: MASETSRVIQRFLTSIGDDIKSYRQLATLLQEQKSLYLSFDAAKLNQNLAEQKSLLKKLDQHASERSQAMKALRLTSDQAGISKLFSVLPPSLSNKVHAQWRELESLVKHCHALNQENGQSSASFHELMSHITQPSQDTYEEQPSLR; this comes from the coding sequence ATGGCATCTGAAACCTCTCGCGTGATTCAGCGTTTTCTCACCTCAATAGGCGATGACATCAAGTCGTATCGCCAATTAGCGACACTGCTGCAAGAGCAAAAATCGCTGTATCTGTCTTTTGATGCAGCGAAGCTCAATCAAAATCTTGCCGAGCAAAAATCATTGCTTAAAAAGCTTGATCAACATGCCAGTGAACGTAGCCAGGCCATGAAAGCTTTACGGCTGACTAGCGATCAAGCCGGTATTAGCAAACTTTTTTCTGTATTACCGCCGTCGTTATCAAATAAAGTTCATGCACAATGGCGTGAGCTAGAATCTCTGGTGAAACACTGTCATGCTCTCAATCAAGAGAATGGTCAAAGCTCTGCCAGCTTCCATGAGCTGATGTCCCATATCACTCAGCCAAGCCAAGATACCTATGAAGAGCAGCCATCGTTGAGATGA
- a CDS encoding lytic transglycosylase domain-containing protein: MINVRSGWKGALCKLLSVYLCTVYPLKASPLPTEFEQELAILTPYKKHIEQRLTVNRPLIQDIAQQLSSHSLPLQLILLPMLESSYDPKAVSHANAAGLWQLMPATAQRFGLKVDASQDQRFDIQTSTKAAIEYLAFLHNKFDDLALTLAAYNAGEGRVSRAIKQAGSRQFSTLALPLETTQYVHRFYALRSLIPLEKLLGQQSNSLFLFGELSQSPLIDLSPLPPLITL; the protein is encoded by the coding sequence ATGATCAATGTTCGCAGTGGTTGGAAAGGGGCATTGTGCAAGCTCTTGTCGGTTTATCTTTGTACTGTATACCCTCTCAAGGCCTCACCTTTACCTACTGAATTTGAGCAAGAATTGGCAATTCTGACTCCCTATAAAAAACACATCGAGCAACGTTTAACGGTTAATCGACCTCTAATACAGGATATCGCTCAGCAGTTGTCATCACACTCTTTGCCACTACAACTCATATTGCTGCCCATGCTTGAGTCCTCCTATGATCCTAAAGCTGTCTCTCATGCCAATGCAGCAGGGTTATGGCAACTTATGCCAGCCACAGCACAACGCTTCGGCCTTAAAGTTGATGCCAGCCAAGATCAACGATTTGACATTCAAACCAGTACGAAGGCAGCTATTGAATATTTGGCGTTTTTGCACAATAAGTTTGATGATTTGGCACTCACCCTTGCCGCCTACAATGCGGGCGAAGGCCGAGTATCCAGGGCTATAAAACAAGCTGGCAGCAGACAATTCTCAACACTCGCTCTTCCTTTGGAAACAACGCAATATGTACATCGATTTTATGCCCTGCGCAGCTTGATTCCGCTAGAAAAACTATTAGGCCAGCAGTCTAATTCACTGTTTTTATTTGGAGAGTTAAGCCAATCACCGCTTATCGATCTTTCTCCTCTGCCACCACTCATCACTTTGTAA